A single Lolium perenne isolate Kyuss_39 chromosome 6, Kyuss_2.0, whole genome shotgun sequence DNA region contains:
- the LOC127323159 gene encoding synaptotagmin-2 isoform X2, with the protein MKKDLMGKSDPYVKVKLTEEKLPSKKTSVKRSNLNPEWNEEFKLVVKDPESQALELTVFDWEQVGKHDKMGMNVIPLKDMIPDETKSVTLNLLKSMDSNDPVNEKFRGQLTVELTYNPFKEGDADLDTCDESGTIEKAPDGTPEGGGLLVVIVHEAQDVEGKHHTNPYARIVFMGEERKTKHIKKNRDPRWEEEFQFVCEEPPTNDKMQIEVMSRPPSIGIHSKENLGYVVISLADVISNKRINEKYHLIDSKNGRIQLELQWRTS; encoded by the exons CGAAGAAAACTTCAGTTAAGAGAAGCAACCTGAACCCTGAATGGAATGAGGAGTTCAAATTAGTTGTCAAAGATCCAGAATCTCAGGCTCTTGAGCTTACCGTTTTTGATTGGGAGCAG GTTGGAAAGCATGACAAGATGGGAATGAATGTTATCCCATTGAAAGACATGATTCCTGATGAGACAAAATCAGTTACGCTTAACTTGCTCAAGTCCATGGATTCAAATGATCCTGTAAATGAGAAGTTCCGAGGACAGCTCACTGTTGAACTGACATATAATCCTTTCAAGGAGGGTGATGCTGATCTTGATACATGTGATGAGTCTGGTACAATTGaaaaagctcctgatggcacgcCAGAAGGTGGTGGTTTGCTTGTAGTTATTGTCCATGAAGCACAGGACGTTGAAGGAAAGCATCACACTAATCCATATGCAAGAATCGTCTTTATGGGTGAGGAAAGGAAGACTAAG CATATTAAGAAAAACCGAGATCCACGCTGGGAAGAAGAATTTCAGTTTGTTTGTGAGGAACCACCCACAAATGATAAGATGCAGATTGAAGTTATGAGCAGGCCACCAAGTATTGGTATACATTCCAAG GAAAACCTTGGCTATGTTGTCATCAGTCTGGCTGATGTTATAAGCAACAAGAGGATCAATGAGAAATACCATTTAATCGACTCGAAGAATGGACGCATCCAATTGGAATTGCAGTGGAGAACATCATGA